From Homalodisca vitripennis isolate AUS2020 chromosome 1, UT_GWSS_2.1, whole genome shotgun sequence, the proteins below share one genomic window:
- the LOC124354857 gene encoding uncharacterized protein LOC124354857, with protein MPVGGRLAGKSGVVGRVGEVTSSQQSFRLWLVATVAFRYNCRLFPLSPTSTSLTALFSHLLVAMASTSSVVALLLLLALSLVQAQNFFDPDPLPTSSSNVSSAADKRPPCVLINHYCGKIVPGTGMKKECCGDLICYKNKCRRRTCC; from the exons ATGCCTGTGGGAGGGAGACTGGCAGGGAAGAGTGGAGTGGTCGGTCGTGTTGGTGAAG TGACGTCATCGCAGCAGTCATTCAGGCTCTGGCTGGTGGCTACTGTAGCCTTCAGGTACAACTGCAGACTCTTCCCTCTCTCTCCCACCTCTACCTCTCTAACTGCGTTGTTCAGTCACCTTCTGGTCGCCATGGCCTCGACGTCGTCAGTTGTCGCACTGTTACTGCTACTGGCGCTGAGTCTGGTGCAGGCCCAGAACTTCTTCGATCCTGATCCACTACCCACCTCGTCCTCCAACGTCTCTTCTGCCGCGGACAAGAGGCCACCCTGTGTTCTCATCAACCACTAC TGTGGGAAGATAGTGCCGGGGACCGGGATGAAGAAAGAGTGTTGTGGGGATCTCATCTGTTACAAGAACAAGTGTCGCAGAAGAACCTGTTGTTAA